The sequence below is a genomic window from Phoenix dactylifera cultivar Barhee BC4 chromosome 16, palm_55x_up_171113_PBpolish2nd_filt_p, whole genome shotgun sequence.
TCACAAGATCACTCATGGAACTGAAACATCCTTTAAGTCGAACTTAATCTGCCAAGTGAAATATAAAACAACTGAAACAGGGAAAAAGTTTCCAGGCAAAAAATTTGATTTGCCTCATGAAAGATAAAAAATACATCACAACCACCAGCAAATCACTTATCATGGTAACATGTTTGACAAAAGCAAGAACCAAGACAATAACACTGAATCTCTTAAATGGATTTCCATGCAGTAGAAACATCAGGTCATGACATACAACAAAGCAATGGGAAACAATAGTAATAATAAAAGAAGGCAACCTTCTAAGAAGGGTATATAGAGAAATGGAGAAAATACAGTTGGATTAAAGAACAAGTTGTGCTATAGAcccttaagaaaaaaaaatgttgcccAACTGACAACAACGACTAGACCTCGCTGGACTCGTCAATTTCTGCACTCCAGTTCTCTAACTTTTGTTGGCAATTCAGGCCCCAGActtagcacacacttgtgcatCCAGCTTTTTTATTTAGTTCATCCATTCCTTTgagaaaatcataaaataagaaATCAGAAAGGCCTATTCTCGGTGATCAAGATTGCACCTATGAGCACGCTTCCTTCAGAGGATACATGGCGGCAAAGATCCTTAAGCTTGCAGCATTAAATAACAATAAATTAGTCTTTGACATCTGAGCAAATTCTGCAAACTTATTGTAATGTAATGAACAAATTGTTGAAGACAACAAAAGATTGATAAAAAAGGAAATAGGAAAGTTATATCACTTAAATGTACATCAGACAAAGAATGATTGGTTTATCTTCTGATGTAGCACTGTAGACTCCCATTGCAAATCACTTGGCATATGTTCttgtaataattgcaaatttttATTGAGATAGACATCAAAAACAATTTAAATTACATATAATGTTTCTGTGCAAATAAGCAAGTAACAAAAAGACGAAAAGCAAATAAAACTGACCTAATTTGAAAACAAAGAATCTTGTTGAAACACTTGGCTAACTTCCtgctattatttaattttacatACACTGAGGAGTATAGCTTCCAAGTCAAATGCTCCAGGATTACCAAACCAGGTTTATGAAACACAAGATTCTACCTTTCCTTGCAAATAACGGAGTATCTGGGGAATAGAAATCAATGGTCCATCTCCAGTCTTGGTACACAATCTTGCTAGAACCAGAAGGCTTTTAAGCTCTTTGGAATCATAACTGTCTCCAAGATCAGCATCCACCATCTTGTGCATTGAATACACAAAACCAGATTCTTGGACCCATTGGACTAGTTCATCATCACCACCCAATGATTGACCAGTTATGAGCTCAAGGATCAGCACACCAAACTGAAACAACAATTCCTTGCTTCTTTGATCAATGTGCTCTGCGAGATGGAAGGAAATCAGGAGTCATGAGTTAGTTTgaatgcacaaatataattaagaTGTCACGTCGAAGGATTAACCTTCTGAAAAGGTACAGTTAGGTTCATCAATTTGATTCAAGTCAGAGTCCAGAAATCCCACATCAGATAGCtgtaacatcaaaaaaaaaaactgtttttAGTTTCTATTGCCTTGGCTCAGGAAACTGTATTTATATTCTGAAAGGGTGTGGCATAGATGACTGCTTTTGACTGCTTTCAAATGCAAACAAAAATGCATTTCAAGCAAATAGGCCTTACCTTGGCCACAAAGTTCTCATCCAACAATACATTATTTGAGTTGATGGACACATTATAAACAGGAGGGTCACAGAAATAATGAAGATATTCCTGCATTGCACATCATGATTGATGGTAACTATAAGTTGAAGAAATGAGTAGATAATTATTCTTTTTATAAGCCATCTCTTCTTTGTTTATGTGCATTATGTTGTAAATAGATAATCTGTCTAGCAAACCACCCACCAGAGCAGCTGCCACATCAACAGCAATCTGTAACCTGGTCCTCCAATTCAACGGTGTTCTAAGTGGATCTGTCAAAATCATCAAATTAGTCTGTCACAATTACATAATAAAAGTTCCAAATGTCTTAATTATGTATTAGTTATACCATGTAGATACTCCTTTAAGCTTCCATTTTCCATGTGGTCAAAGACAAGAAACCTGAAACCAACCTGCTGTGAAAATCCTTGACAGGAGAATAATTAATCTTGCAATGTGAAGAACAATTTGAGGTTATGCAAATCCTAGACTTAGATTAACTATATAATACCTATCATTTCCTTCAGAAAATCCTTGAAGTCTGACAAGATGGCGATGGTGCAAGCGTCCTAAGAGTTGCACTTTCCTATAGAAAGCATTCTTGCCTTGTTGCATAAATTGTATCTTCCTTACTGAAGCAACAAGACCATCATGAAATCGAGCTTTATATATAGTTCCATGACGACCATTTCCAAGAATCATGCTGTACCCATCAGTTGCTTTCTTAATCTCCTTGGATGAGAATTTCTTAACAAATGGTATTGGACCTACAGTAAGCAGAAAACATGAAATTTATCAAGTTCTCAAAATCAGAGATGAATATCAGAGCATATGATGGATAAGAGTAGTTTTCCACTCAATTCTGCAGGTATCTAAGGTAGCATATTATTTAAATCAACCATGATGATAAATATCAACAGCCCAAGGGCAAACATGTGGGACTCCACTCTTTTAAACTTAATATGTCATTGCAGTATCCGATCATGTACAATATAATTTAATTTCAATGGTATAAAATAGGACTACTAATtcaggtatacatgcaaaaactTGCATAATTGGCAGTAGAAATGGTACAATAATCCATCAAGATGCAGAGAAAGCAATTCACAGAAAGAACTCTCTTAACATAATCGAATAAATGATTTACTACCATCAACCTCTATattaatgatatttttatataaataccaTCCATGTTCTATATTTGTCTCCTCACTAATCTTAGATGCTCTTCCTCGCATTTTCATATATCAGCttgaacaaaaaatatatttgtgtCAATGCCAGAGAGTGTATATGATGAAGAAAACGGAGCTCATAAAATGGAGAAGTCAAACTGTGTCAATGACTTTTATTATCTGATCATAGGCAGGTTGATCTAGAAGCTGTGAAATGAAACATCTGAGAggtaaaaagattaaaattggGGATAAATGAAGAGAGGAAAGTGAAGTTGGTCATCTCAAATCAAGCATTTAGATATTGGATCAGTTTCTGTTCCGATCACCTGCTTACAGAGCAATGTAAAAAAGCAAAGTGAAGTTGGTTACTTCAAACTAAGGATTTGGGTTTAGATCCCAGTATTCATGCCATTCTtacaaatatatacatatatatacatatatatacatatacatatatacatacatatatatatatatagagagagagagaaattgaCTTGGCTTCGATGATTCGAGTTGTTGGATATCTACTCTAAATTATTTATACaccaaaaatcatattattTTGAAGATCCCTAGCCTAAGCATCACATGGTAAAAAAATCGATATTTTAAgtaaatatgaaaaaatttatattttttgaccACCTGATGCATAGAATAGAGGTCTCCAAACTATATGATTTTTTGTTTATAAACAGTTTAGAGATAGTAGATCACATCCAACAGCACGGATCATCAATGTGGAATCCCATCATCCGATCTAGACCAGACCGGACCTAAGTGGAGATCTACTCAAGTATAGCCAAATCAATCTCTTTATTtacatatgtgtatatatatatatatagacacacacacacacacacacacacacacacacacacacacacatatatatgcatgtatatacgtatgtataactatttttattgaaaaaaaatattagagatGGATTTAATAGATGTCAAGCTGACTCATACTAGCTATTTATATTGGTCCGGCATGGTGCATGTTGGTTGGCACATGAAACCATTATCCAAGTGCAGTTGTCTTGCATAAAAGTTGAACGTTTGGTGGTTGTAAATCTAGAAAATGGCATTAAACTTGGACATGGTACagtctaagggctcgtttgaaTTTCTGCTTACTTTGTACATTGGATAAACCATGTGTTCAGGTTTTAAGTTAAGAATGGATAGAGGCGGGGAGATGAGGTTTAGCTGTGCTTGCAGATTCCTTAGATTAAATTCCTTTGAAAATATGGGACGTGGCATATAACCTTCAAGAAGGAATGTAAGTTCCCTGTCTTTTTCAAGATTGCTTCAAGGATCTCCAACCACAAAATTTCATCTCTTCAGGCCGCTGAATTCTTCCTGCCTTAGGTCAGCGTGAGGTTTACACAACATACAAGATAGGCGTCCTCCCTAAGAGGCCCTAAATGTCCCAGCAAATTGGTTTGTAGTTCAAGGTCTATcaataaatagaacagtaggGAGGGAGAAGGCTTATAAATGTAGATGGATTCAGATGGGCATACAATGTTCATTTTGCTGCCTCATAATGCATGTCTCAATCGCATGGTTTGATTGCTTAGGTGTTATGATGTAAAGTAATGTCTATCCACACCAGATATAATAATACAAGTCCCAAAAAATTGGTTTTTGTACTTCAAGAAAAGGTTGAAGAAGATAACTATGTCTTTTAACCAGTGATGCATGGATGTAAACACGACCAAGCCCAGACGCATATTCAAGGGTTGGATCTGTCCAGAGGAGAAGAGATATGGTCAAATGCAGAAGAATAATTCCATCTAAATTTTATATGTTGATATTAGAATTGTTATATTAAACATACTAAGGGGGCTAACCATTCATAAAAACCTAATAGTGTTTCGTTATTACTAGCTTGTCAATCATTGATAAATTTATGATGTCACTCTTGATTTCAAACATTTCAataattttgacttgtttgatgtGTCAGTTGAAAGGTTTAAGTTAGTAATATAACGATGCATTCATCAAAATCTTAAACAGTGGTCATAAATATAACTCATGATATATATGATCACTCCATGCTATATTTTACGGCATCTAAAGAGTATCAGCTTCAAAGATGATGGAAAAAGAAACTAGGAATTATGTAGTGCGTTGTTTTCTATATGCTTTAGCAAAAGCAAATGTTTGTGTCATATGTCACACCCATAGAATTCTTATAAATTGCTTTCTCATAAAATCTCCATGCATATGGCATTCTACAAAGGTTTTCTTTCTTGATACTTCATTACTAAACAACCTTAAAAAACAACAACGACCTGCTTATGATGTCATTACTTTAAATTGGAGCAGTGTTGGAAGAGTTCAACTTTTGACCAATCTTTAGTTCTTGCAATAAAAGAATCTGGTTGGTATCAAAAGTCTTTGATGTGTATCCAGCTTACCACTATGAGTGGAACGTTTCTTTGAGCTTTATCTGGAAATATATATAATACTTCCTTTAAATAGGTCCCATAAATGTTCCATATAAACCATATAAATTAACATAATCAAGAATATAGAATCCTCACATTAAGATAAATCCATGACTCGGCTAATCGATGGCCACACAAAGTAAACAAGACACCTTCACTTAACTCTATCGGCAAAGAGTCGGTAGCATCTTTGAGATCGAAAGAAAACAAATTACCTTGACTGGGCGTGGTTTTTGGTTATATGAAGCATATACAATACAGAAACACTTCTTCCCTTCTTGGCAAATACCGTTGGATGCTCAATAAAAGGTACAGAACATGTTCCAACTCATTTAGTTTTCCTCCCAATGTATCTTGCAAAATCCTTCTTTTACTGGGGCTATTGAATGCTTCCAATTATACTAAACCATTTATCTAATTAACAACTACCATCATTATCATTCCACCAAAACAAAATTTCACTAGTATAATACTATATGGTGCATGTGATCAATGTACAAAAGAtattattcttttcatagaaAACAATTTCTTCAGGTATATCCTCGGTATCCTCCTCATGCCTGCCTGATTTTAGTGTCCTCCTCTGACTTCCTACAACTGGAAATATTATCTTCGGCATAATATTATAAGTAATAAAAACAAAGCATAGGTGGTTGGATGGGTCTACGAATCTATGAATTAGCACACTAACCAGGCCCAAGTCATTTGTAAACATTGGTGAGTTggacaccaaaagaaaattttacaagCACCTCGAATCTAATTATTAATACTCCAATGAACTGCAGAGAAACCATGAGCATATAGAATTATTAATCTTAAAAATGAATCTGGTCAATGCCTGATAGAAAGGAAGCATTATCTCCAAGAAGCCAACATCCTTCCCATCCCATCAACAACCTAGTTATCAAAACATATAATCAAATACAGTGGGCATACTATCAAAGACACATCAAACTTGTAGTGATCTTTCCTGAAGAATAGCAACCAATTGGCGCCAAGATGTACAAAATTGCAGACATTCATAGAATTCGAGCTCGTGGTAAAGAAACAAAAGGGAAgacaagaagaagagaaacgTAGCAAATGGAGAGGGACCTGCACGAGAGGGGCGATGCCAGGGGAGGAGTGAATCCCTGAGCTTGCGGAGGAGGAGCCGGTACTTCATCTGCCGAGAAGAAGAGCAGGGGATTCGACTTCGCCGAGAGAGAACGGAGAagagggaagagaaggagggatAGAGAGGAGGGCGgcggggagagaaggaatggaaatttcggaGGCGTCCAGATGGGCATTTGGTTGGTCTCTCTCTTCTTTAACCGGAATCTCCCAACTTTACCCCACGTCTTCGTCCTCTCGCTCTACCACCCCACCACTGGTAAAAAGAAGAGTTTAAAGAAACGGGGAAGGGATAACAAGAAACGGCTTTTTATCACAACGGTTGTGGGGGAATCTACCTTTATTCgtcttcttgctgacttttctttgccttttttttttttactccctTTCTCCTTTTCCGATCGGATGTGCCCGTGGGCGAAGAGTGGTTATTGGTTGGACCAGGTCCACCAATCGGGGGGTGGACCCGTCCAACCGCAAAATAACACGTATAATGATGGATAAAAGGGAGACAAGGACTCATGGTTCTACTGGCCCATCAGCTTGGTGGATGGATCTAATCCaactaaaaaattataattatacgTGGACAAGAGGAAGGATTGAAATCACAAGGGCTGATAAGAAGATAGCAGAAATATATTCTCCATATTCTCAAATTATGCAATAACTTTATAATTTATTCACAAATTGTTCATAACTAGTTTTCAAAATTTCGTATGTTACAAATAAATAAGACAACACGTTGttgttgattattttttttgctataaTTTGTTTCTTTTGCTTCTCTTATGCTTTctcaataaatatatatataaatattttagaaaagtttatttttaaaaatttaattattttcttaattttttgttatttgAAATCTTTCTAAGTTTTTGACAAATTTGctaaattttttaaagtttgGAATCATTATATCTAATTGGATTGCTCTCAAATTCCGGTCTTGTGGCTATTTTTTTGCAAATTAGTTAGCCTGCATGGAAAACCTTAGCAATCTTAGAAGAAAAATGGTGCGGATACAGTAGTCTCATGAATAAATGATGTGGGCTACCGATCATCTATCAGATCATCGATCAATATATCAGACTTATATGCAATCAAGAATTTGTGCACCATGTAATATTGTCGATATTGCCTCTCAAAACCCAACCTACATGTGGTTGAGCTGATGGGAGAGCTGCTCTACTTGCTTGGGTTGGAGGAGAGTCATATGGTACTGCAGCTGATTTACAATCACAAAAAATAATCAGAGGGTTGCCAGAATATGTCCCGCTGGGAATtcttcgatgcttaagttaggaaGAGTTTCAAGAAGAAGCACAAGAGATGAAAGAGGGATAGAAGTACGAGAGTGTGGTATTCAAATTTCTCATCATACCTCGTGCCTAGTATTTATAGAGGAGAAGGCGCAAATTTGTGTAGTTAGGATCGTGCGATTTGCGGATGAGCAATTGAGCTTTTTCTATATCCGCTGACCAAGACGGTTAGCATATTCCCTTTCAGGAGCATCATGATCGAGCTTTTTCCATTTCTACTGATTTGGTCGATTACAATATTCCTTTTCAGGCATGTTGAGATTGCACTGAGCTATATCTGATTATGCTAattgtttaattttttaattggcTATTGATTTCATTAGACACTTGTTGTTATCGTGTTGGCAGGCTGAGTTGTCAGGCGAGATTTTAGGCATAGCGAATATGAACTCTATCACTTTTATCCTACTTCTAGCTACTTCATCCCACTCGGGCTACTTCATCTCAACATTCCAACGGCTCTTGTGGTGCCAAACCAGAGACCTTCAACCTAGCATTGTGGAGCGCATTCTGAACTAGGACAACTTAGACCAATTCTAGGTGGGCTATCATGTTTTGGCCAACTTCTCCTTTAGGCTACCTGGGGGTGAGGATAGGGTCAATGCCTACAATCCCCTCAGTTTATCTTTTATGAGAAGACTCTGAAGGCTAGATTGaagcttcctcttcctccttttgttGTCTTTCTTCTCAATGGTTTCTGATTGTTGCTTGTCCAGGTTCCCAATATGTGGCAAATTATCAAtgattttttgtttcttctatttctgtatGGTATACAACCCATTATAGAGC
It includes:
- the LOC103715707 gene encoding probable receptor-like protein kinase At1g49730 isoform X3, whose protein sequence is MKYRLLLRKLRDSLLPWHRPSRAGPIPFVKKFSSKEIKKATDGYSMILGNGRHGTIYKARFHDGLVASVRKIQFMQQGKNAFYRKVQLLGRLHHRHLVRLQGFSEGNDRFLVFDHMENGSLKEYLHDPLRTPLNWRTRLQIAVDVAAALEYLHYFCDPPVYNVSINSNNVLLDENFVAKLSDVGFLDSDLNQIDEPNCTFSEEHIDQRSKELLFQFGVLILELITGQSLGGDDELVQWVQESGFVYSMHKMVDADLGDSYDSKELKSLLVLARLCTKTGDGPLISIPQILRYLQGKLKDLCRHVSSEGSVLIGAILITENRPF
- the LOC103715707 gene encoding probable receptor-like protein kinase At1g49730 isoform X2 → MPIWTPPKFPFLLSPPPSSLSLLLFPLLRSLSAKSNPLLFFSADEVPAPPPQAQGFTPPLASPLSCRLLMGWEGCWLLGDNASFLSGPIPFVKKFSSKEIKKATDGYSMILGNGRHGTIYKARFHDGLVASVRKIQFMQQGKNAFYRKVQLLGRLHHRHLVRLQGFSEGNDRFLVFDHMENGSLKEYLHDPLRTPLNWRTRLQIAVDVAAALEYLHYFCDPPVYNVSINSNNVLLDENFVAKLSDVGFLDSDLNQIDEPNCTFSEEHIDQRSKELLFQFGVLILELITGQSLGGDDELVQWVQESGFVYSMHKMVDADLGDSYDSKELKSLLVLARLCTKTGDGPLISIPQILRYLQGKG
- the LOC103715707 gene encoding probable receptor-like protein kinase At1g49730 isoform X1 yields the protein MPIWTPPKFPFLLSPPPSSLSLLLFPLLRSLSAKSNPLLFFSADEVPAPPPQAQGFTPPLASPLSCRLLMGWEGCWLLGDNASFLSGPIPFVKKFSSKEIKKATDGYSMILGNGRHGTIYKARFHDGLVASVRKIQFMQQGKNAFYRKVQLLGRLHHRHLVRLQGFSEGNDRFLVFDHMENGSLKEYLHDPLRTPLNWRTRLQIAVDVAAALEYLHYFCDPPVYNVSINSNNVLLDENFVAKLSDVGFLDSDLNQIDEPNCTFSEEHIDQRSKELLFQFGVLILELITGQSLGGDDELVQWVQESGFVYSMHKMVDADLGDSYDSKELKSLLVLARLCTKTGDGPLISIPQILRYLQGKLKDLCRHVSSEGSVLIGAILITENRPF